A window of the Cuculus canorus isolate bCucCan1 chromosome 3, bCucCan1.pri, whole genome shotgun sequence genome harbors these coding sequences:
- the ETAA1 gene encoding ewing's tumor-associated antigen 1 isoform X3, with protein MPGSRRRELCPRPAALRRRSGGGEEQAGRRRQEESPAGQEEGGPPAGEEAVRGAAESCLHKTPKRSLSRKSRIPTFSSPVNDTDVQQEIFWDPHSPIPQSLGNGKTKRSTSRCAVEISEIVNRIAPQDEKATCNEGSLLGTWIGEDAIPCTPGVIKVRARTKLSCIRDLKIKNPEEELMKLAKEFDKNLVELDAVQEQEKLGHDFIQTASESLSNSKGEVNMKNVKSLLDEFSETDIALSLKPVGQSTGIPAAEPCESISQKSIDLEAERALHALFDCSTQKCPGRLSQGLSGISLNNSFHENKNTLEEERLPEQIKDVQHNNSGSCQKGTPCALGSVNQTFPNPDAHIVTKNNPPSLKTQLVVSSKPTGIVNDDFDDWDTDFLADDSFVMQITQNPELISTEEAPPTNPSVHGFSDASRTKERNGCNSVTCLESVHKSNSLQFSPLKHPSKNIKNVVKSLSLQKPYNKTESSKMETVAFHVKSDVKPDKINSVWKSAQDSDLNYVPVSMQSEVKNENETTQPKSNPLPLFNSRSNPHRQQIEKPENYAHNIFCQSSSVSTNTKPNDVSKVVNQANTGHLNQVEIPKKRPLSFDDWNEPKFSDEVLDMFYESNSLWDANCEDDELLYQVCDDIEKQTQSQDVKKENERAKTVQGTSINSRSNADNGFPASKQGLPDCLLAQKTNANQGALSVNDSCRNSSKVTHGLAAPGHVVNCKNVSSALTVISGTSMECKYAWSKTCHQAASEDTTKTVSGKWYRSNSVPAGETGSECLWWNKKIENVLKKRLNGKNKRLLHEENPECRHSLKILEFGIYFVCGVSFGEINVVMLEDTF; from the exons ATGCCCGGTAGCCGGCGCAGGGAGCTCTGCCCCAGGCCCGCCGCCCTCAGGAGGCGCAGCGGCGGCGGCGAGGAGCAGGCGGGCCGGCGGCGGCAGGAGGAGTCCCCCgcggggcaggaggaggggggcCCGCCCGCAGGGGAGGAGGCGGTGCGCGGCGCTGCAG AGTCATGTTTACATAAAACACCAAAAAGATCGTTGAGTAGGAAATCCCGAATACCTACTTTCAGCTCTCCTGTTAATGACACTGATGTACAGCAAGAAATCTTTTGGGATCCTCATTCACCAATTCCACAAAGCTTAG GCAATGGAAAAACCAAACGGTCTACCAGTAGATGCGCCGTAGAAATTTCAGAAATTGTTAATCGTATTGCTCCTCAG GATGAAAAAGCAACCTGTAATGAAGGCTCCCTCTTAGGGACATGGATTGGTGAGGATGCTATTCCCTGTACACCTGGAGTGATAAAAGTGCGAGCTAGGACAAAGTTAAGTTGTATAAG agatcttaaaataaaaaatcctgaaGAGGAACTCATGAAATTGGCTAAGGAATTTGATAAAAATCTAGTAGAGCTAGATGCCGTTCAGGAACAAGAGAAGCTTGGTCATGACTTCATCCAGACTGCCTCAGAGTCTTTAAGTAATTCTAAAGGTGAAGTAAACATGAAGAATGTGAAATCACTCCTTGATGAATTTTCTGAAACAGATATTGCTCTGTCCCTGAAACCAGTTGGACAGAGCACTGgcatccctgctgcagagccctgTGAGTCTATCAGTCAAAAGTCTATAGACCTTGAGGCTGAAAGAGCCCTTCATGCTCTTTTTGACTGCTCTACCCAGAAGTGTCCTGGACGGCTGAGCCAAGGACTATcaggtatttctttaaataatagtttccatgaaaataaaaataccttggAAGAGGAACGCCTTCCTGAGCAAATTAAAGATGTGCAACATAATAATTCAGGGTCATGTCAGAAAGGTACTCCGTGTGCACTAGGAAGTGTGAATCAGACTTTTCCAAATCCTGATGCTCACATAGTGACCAAAAATAATCCTCCTTCTTTGAAGACACAACTGGTGGTCTCCAGTAAGCCTACTGGAATAGTTAATGATGATTTTGATGACTGGGATACAGATTTTCTTGCAGACGACTCTTTTGTGATGCAAATAACCCAAAATCCTGAATTGATAAGTACTGAAGAAGCACCACCTACAAATCCATCTGTGCATGGTTTCAGTGATGCTAGCcgaacaaaggaaagaaatggctGCAATTCAGTAACTTGTCTGGAGAGTGTACACAAATCTAACAGTTTGCAGTTTTCACCTTTGAAACATCCtagtaaaaacataaaaaatgttgtgaaatctctttctttacaaaagCCATATAATAAGACAGAAAGCTCAAAGATGGAGACGGTAGCCTTTCATGTCAAAAGTGATGTTAAGCcagataaaataaattctgtttggAAAAGTGCCCAAGACAGTGATTTGAACTATGTTCCTGTTTCAATGCAGTCTGAAgtgaagaatgaaaatgaaactaCTCAGCCTAAAAGTAaccctcttcctctttttaattCAAGATCTAATCCTCATAGACAACAAATTGAAAAACCTGAGAATTATGCACACAATATTTTCTGTCAATCATCCAGTGTTTCAACCAATACGAAACCTAATGATGTATCTAAAGTGGTTAACCAAGCTAATACAGGTCACTTAAATCAAGTTGAAATACCAAAGAAACGTCCTCTGTCATTTGATGACTGGAATGAACCAAAATTCTCTGATGAAGTATTAGATATGTTTTATGAATCGAATAGTCTTTGGGATGCAAACTGTGAGGATGATGAATTGTTGTATCAGGTATGTGATGATATAGAAAAGCAGACTCAGAGCCAggatgttaaaaaagaaaatgaacgAGCTAAAACTGTACAAGGAACCAGTATTAATTCCAGATCAAATGCTGATAATGGCTTTCCAGCATCTAAACAAGGACTACCTGATTGCCTCTTGGCacaaaaaacaaatgcaaaccaGGGTGCTCTCTCAGTAAACGATTCTTGCAGAAATTCATCAAAAGTTACACATGGACTGGCTGCACCAGGTCACGTAGTGAACTGTAAAAACGTCTCAAGTGCTCTAACTGTGATCTCGGGTACTTCTATGGAGTGTAAATATGCATGGTCTAAAACCTGTCATCAAGCTGCTTCTGAAGATACTACAAAGACTGTTTCAGGAAAATGGTACAGGTCAAATTCTGTGCCAGCAGGAGAGACTGGTTCTGAA tgtcTGTGGTGGAACAAAAAAATCGAAAATGTTCTCAAGAAGAGATTGAACGGAAAAAACAAGAGGCTCTTGCACGAAGAAAATCCAGAATGCAGGCATTCTTTAAAGATACTTGAATTTGGCATTTATTTTGTCTGTGGAGTAAGTTTTGGGGAGATAAATGTTGTAATGCTTGAAGATACATTTTAA
- the ETAA1 gene encoding ewing's tumor-associated antigen 1 isoform X2, whose translation MPGSRRRELCPRPAALRRRSGGGEEQAGRRRQEESPAGQEEGGPPAGEEAVRGAAESCLHKTPKRSLSRKSRIPTFSSPVNDTDVQQEIFWDPHSPIPQSLGNGKTKRSTSRCAVEISEIVNRIAPQDEKATCNEGSLLGTWIGEDAIPCTPGVIKVRARTKLSCIRDLKIKNPEEELMKLAKEFDKNLVELDAVQEQEKLGHDFIQTASESLSNSKGEVNMKNVKSLLDEFSETDIALSLKPVGQSTGIPAAEPCESISQKSIDLEAERALHALFDCSTQKCPGRLSQGLSGISLNNSFHENKNTLEEERLPEQIKDVQHNNSGSCQKGTPCALGSVNQTFPNPDAHIVTKNNPPSLKTQLVVSSKPTGIVNDDFDDWDTDFLADDSFVMQITQNPELISTEEAPPTNPSVHGFSDASRTKERNGCNSVTCLESVHKSNSLQFSPLKHPSKNIKNVVKSLSLQKPYNKTESSKMETVAFHVKSDVKPDKINSVWKSAQDSDLNYVPVSMQSEVKNENETTQPKSNPLPLFNSRSNPHRQQIEKPENYAHNIFCQSSSVSTNTKPNDVSKVVNQANTGHLNQVEIPKKRPLSFDDWNEPKFSDEVLDMFYESNSLWDANCEDDELLYQVCDDIEKQTQSQDVKKENERAKTVQGTSINSRSNADNGFPASKQGLPDCLLAQKTNANQGALSVNDSCRNSSKVTHGLAAPGHVVNCKNVSSALTVISGTSMECKYAWSKTCHQAASEDTTKTVSGKWYRSNSVPAGETGSEGLEGSKNQVNVTLHGKLDNKKPPFKRHLSESFALPTSVSVVEQKNRKCSQEEIERKKQEALARRKSRMQAFFKDT comes from the exons ATGCCCGGTAGCCGGCGCAGGGAGCTCTGCCCCAGGCCCGCCGCCCTCAGGAGGCGCAGCGGCGGCGGCGAGGAGCAGGCGGGCCGGCGGCGGCAGGAGGAGTCCCCCgcggggcaggaggaggggggcCCGCCCGCAGGGGAGGAGGCGGTGCGCGGCGCTGCAG AGTCATGTTTACATAAAACACCAAAAAGATCGTTGAGTAGGAAATCCCGAATACCTACTTTCAGCTCTCCTGTTAATGACACTGATGTACAGCAAGAAATCTTTTGGGATCCTCATTCACCAATTCCACAAAGCTTAG GCAATGGAAAAACCAAACGGTCTACCAGTAGATGCGCCGTAGAAATTTCAGAAATTGTTAATCGTATTGCTCCTCAG GATGAAAAAGCAACCTGTAATGAAGGCTCCCTCTTAGGGACATGGATTGGTGAGGATGCTATTCCCTGTACACCTGGAGTGATAAAAGTGCGAGCTAGGACAAAGTTAAGTTGTATAAG agatcttaaaataaaaaatcctgaaGAGGAACTCATGAAATTGGCTAAGGAATTTGATAAAAATCTAGTAGAGCTAGATGCCGTTCAGGAACAAGAGAAGCTTGGTCATGACTTCATCCAGACTGCCTCAGAGTCTTTAAGTAATTCTAAAGGTGAAGTAAACATGAAGAATGTGAAATCACTCCTTGATGAATTTTCTGAAACAGATATTGCTCTGTCCCTGAAACCAGTTGGACAGAGCACTGgcatccctgctgcagagccctgTGAGTCTATCAGTCAAAAGTCTATAGACCTTGAGGCTGAAAGAGCCCTTCATGCTCTTTTTGACTGCTCTACCCAGAAGTGTCCTGGACGGCTGAGCCAAGGACTATcaggtatttctttaaataatagtttccatgaaaataaaaataccttggAAGAGGAACGCCTTCCTGAGCAAATTAAAGATGTGCAACATAATAATTCAGGGTCATGTCAGAAAGGTACTCCGTGTGCACTAGGAAGTGTGAATCAGACTTTTCCAAATCCTGATGCTCACATAGTGACCAAAAATAATCCTCCTTCTTTGAAGACACAACTGGTGGTCTCCAGTAAGCCTACTGGAATAGTTAATGATGATTTTGATGACTGGGATACAGATTTTCTTGCAGACGACTCTTTTGTGATGCAAATAACCCAAAATCCTGAATTGATAAGTACTGAAGAAGCACCACCTACAAATCCATCTGTGCATGGTTTCAGTGATGCTAGCcgaacaaaggaaagaaatggctGCAATTCAGTAACTTGTCTGGAGAGTGTACACAAATCTAACAGTTTGCAGTTTTCACCTTTGAAACATCCtagtaaaaacataaaaaatgttgtgaaatctctttctttacaaaagCCATATAATAAGACAGAAAGCTCAAAGATGGAGACGGTAGCCTTTCATGTCAAAAGTGATGTTAAGCcagataaaataaattctgtttggAAAAGTGCCCAAGACAGTGATTTGAACTATGTTCCTGTTTCAATGCAGTCTGAAgtgaagaatgaaaatgaaactaCTCAGCCTAAAAGTAaccctcttcctctttttaattCAAGATCTAATCCTCATAGACAACAAATTGAAAAACCTGAGAATTATGCACACAATATTTTCTGTCAATCATCCAGTGTTTCAACCAATACGAAACCTAATGATGTATCTAAAGTGGTTAACCAAGCTAATACAGGTCACTTAAATCAAGTTGAAATACCAAAGAAACGTCCTCTGTCATTTGATGACTGGAATGAACCAAAATTCTCTGATGAAGTATTAGATATGTTTTATGAATCGAATAGTCTTTGGGATGCAAACTGTGAGGATGATGAATTGTTGTATCAGGTATGTGATGATATAGAAAAGCAGACTCAGAGCCAggatgttaaaaaagaaaatgaacgAGCTAAAACTGTACAAGGAACCAGTATTAATTCCAGATCAAATGCTGATAATGGCTTTCCAGCATCTAAACAAGGACTACCTGATTGCCTCTTGGCacaaaaaacaaatgcaaaccaGGGTGCTCTCTCAGTAAACGATTCTTGCAGAAATTCATCAAAAGTTACACATGGACTGGCTGCACCAGGTCACGTAGTGAACTGTAAAAACGTCTCAAGTGCTCTAACTGTGATCTCGGGTACTTCTATGGAGTGTAAATATGCATGGTCTAAAACCTGTCATCAAGCTGCTTCTGAAGATACTACAAAGACTGTTTCAGGAAAATGGTACAGGTCAAATTCTGTGCCAGCAGGAGAGACTGGTTCTGAA GGTTTGGAAGGAAGCAAGAATCAGGTGAATGTGACTTTGCACGGCAAGCTTGACAATAAGAAACCACCTTTCAAGAGGCACCTTTCAGAATCTTTTGCACTGCCTACATCAG tgtcTGTGGTGGAACAAAAAAATCGAAAATGTTCTCAAGAAGAGATTGAACGGAAAAAACAAGAGGCTCTTGCACGAAGAAAATCCAGAATGCAGGCATTCTTTAAAGATACTTGA
- the ETAA1 gene encoding ewing's tumor-associated antigen 1 isoform X1 yields the protein MPGSRRRELCPRPAALRRRSGGGEEQAGRRRQEESPAGQEEGGPPAGEEAVRGAAESCLHKTPKRSLSRKSRIPTFSSPVNDTDVQQEIFWDPHSPIPQSLGNGKTKRSTSRCAVEISEIVNRIAPQDEKATCNEGSLLGTWIGEDAIPCTPGVIKVRARTKLSCIRDLKIKNPEEELMKLAKEFDKNLVELDAVQEQEKLGHDFIQTASESLSNSKGEVNMKNVKSLLDEFSETDIALSLKPVGQSTGIPAAEPCESISQKSIDLEAERALHALFDCSTQKCPGRLSQGLSGISLNNSFHENKNTLEEERLPEQIKDVQHNNSGSCQKGTPCALGSVNQTFPNPDAHIVTKNNPPSLKTQLVVSSKPTGIVNDDFDDWDTDFLADDSFVMQITQNPELISTEEAPPTNPSVHGFSDASRTKERNGCNSVTCLESVHKSNSLQFSPLKHPSKNIKNVVKSLSLQKPYNKTESSKMETVAFHVKSDVKPDKINSVWKSAQDSDLNYVPVSMQSEVKNENETTQPKSNPLPLFNSRSNPHRQQIEKPENYAHNIFCQSSSVSTNTKPNDVSKVVNQANTGHLNQVEIPKKRPLSFDDWNEPKFSDEVLDMFYESNSLWDANCEDDELLYQVCDDIEKQTQSQDVKKENERAKTVQGTSINSRSNADNGFPASKQGLPDCLLAQKTNANQGALSVNDSCRNSSKVTHGLAAPGHVVNCKNVSSALTVISGTSMECKYAWSKTCHQAASEDTTKTVSGKWYRSNSVPAGETGSEVSSVNAVNIFSSKTLDGPDLLCNMGKMPNSSSDNKISLIPSKFKFRKTNNSQGALHLGSENPGSHSGIGILQGLEGSKNQVNVTLHGKLDNKKPPFKRHLSESFALPTSVSVVEQKNRKCSQEEIERKKQEALARRKSRMQAFFKDT from the exons ATGCCCGGTAGCCGGCGCAGGGAGCTCTGCCCCAGGCCCGCCGCCCTCAGGAGGCGCAGCGGCGGCGGCGAGGAGCAGGCGGGCCGGCGGCGGCAGGAGGAGTCCCCCgcggggcaggaggaggggggcCCGCCCGCAGGGGAGGAGGCGGTGCGCGGCGCTGCAG AGTCATGTTTACATAAAACACCAAAAAGATCGTTGAGTAGGAAATCCCGAATACCTACTTTCAGCTCTCCTGTTAATGACACTGATGTACAGCAAGAAATCTTTTGGGATCCTCATTCACCAATTCCACAAAGCTTAG GCAATGGAAAAACCAAACGGTCTACCAGTAGATGCGCCGTAGAAATTTCAGAAATTGTTAATCGTATTGCTCCTCAG GATGAAAAAGCAACCTGTAATGAAGGCTCCCTCTTAGGGACATGGATTGGTGAGGATGCTATTCCCTGTACACCTGGAGTGATAAAAGTGCGAGCTAGGACAAAGTTAAGTTGTATAAG agatcttaaaataaaaaatcctgaaGAGGAACTCATGAAATTGGCTAAGGAATTTGATAAAAATCTAGTAGAGCTAGATGCCGTTCAGGAACAAGAGAAGCTTGGTCATGACTTCATCCAGACTGCCTCAGAGTCTTTAAGTAATTCTAAAGGTGAAGTAAACATGAAGAATGTGAAATCACTCCTTGATGAATTTTCTGAAACAGATATTGCTCTGTCCCTGAAACCAGTTGGACAGAGCACTGgcatccctgctgcagagccctgTGAGTCTATCAGTCAAAAGTCTATAGACCTTGAGGCTGAAAGAGCCCTTCATGCTCTTTTTGACTGCTCTACCCAGAAGTGTCCTGGACGGCTGAGCCAAGGACTATcaggtatttctttaaataatagtttccatgaaaataaaaataccttggAAGAGGAACGCCTTCCTGAGCAAATTAAAGATGTGCAACATAATAATTCAGGGTCATGTCAGAAAGGTACTCCGTGTGCACTAGGAAGTGTGAATCAGACTTTTCCAAATCCTGATGCTCACATAGTGACCAAAAATAATCCTCCTTCTTTGAAGACACAACTGGTGGTCTCCAGTAAGCCTACTGGAATAGTTAATGATGATTTTGATGACTGGGATACAGATTTTCTTGCAGACGACTCTTTTGTGATGCAAATAACCCAAAATCCTGAATTGATAAGTACTGAAGAAGCACCACCTACAAATCCATCTGTGCATGGTTTCAGTGATGCTAGCcgaacaaaggaaagaaatggctGCAATTCAGTAACTTGTCTGGAGAGTGTACACAAATCTAACAGTTTGCAGTTTTCACCTTTGAAACATCCtagtaaaaacataaaaaatgttgtgaaatctctttctttacaaaagCCATATAATAAGACAGAAAGCTCAAAGATGGAGACGGTAGCCTTTCATGTCAAAAGTGATGTTAAGCcagataaaataaattctgtttggAAAAGTGCCCAAGACAGTGATTTGAACTATGTTCCTGTTTCAATGCAGTCTGAAgtgaagaatgaaaatgaaactaCTCAGCCTAAAAGTAaccctcttcctctttttaattCAAGATCTAATCCTCATAGACAACAAATTGAAAAACCTGAGAATTATGCACACAATATTTTCTGTCAATCATCCAGTGTTTCAACCAATACGAAACCTAATGATGTATCTAAAGTGGTTAACCAAGCTAATACAGGTCACTTAAATCAAGTTGAAATACCAAAGAAACGTCCTCTGTCATTTGATGACTGGAATGAACCAAAATTCTCTGATGAAGTATTAGATATGTTTTATGAATCGAATAGTCTTTGGGATGCAAACTGTGAGGATGATGAATTGTTGTATCAGGTATGTGATGATATAGAAAAGCAGACTCAGAGCCAggatgttaaaaaagaaaatgaacgAGCTAAAACTGTACAAGGAACCAGTATTAATTCCAGATCAAATGCTGATAATGGCTTTCCAGCATCTAAACAAGGACTACCTGATTGCCTCTTGGCacaaaaaacaaatgcaaaccaGGGTGCTCTCTCAGTAAACGATTCTTGCAGAAATTCATCAAAAGTTACACATGGACTGGCTGCACCAGGTCACGTAGTGAACTGTAAAAACGTCTCAAGTGCTCTAACTGTGATCTCGGGTACTTCTATGGAGTGTAAATATGCATGGTCTAAAACCTGTCATCAAGCTGCTTCTGAAGATACTACAAAGACTGTTTCAGGAAAATGGTACAGGTCAAATTCTGTGCCAGCAGGAGAGACTGGTTCTGAAGTAAGTTCTGTTAATGCAGTAAACATTTTTAGTAGCAAAACATTAGACGGACCAGATCTTTTGTGTAATATGGGAAAGATGCCAAATAGCAGTTCTGATAACAAAATATCACTTATCCCTTCAAAGTTTAAGTTCCGAAAGACTAACAACTCTCAGGGTGCTCTTCACTTAGGGTCGGAAAATCCAGGGAGTCATTCTGGTATTGGGATTCTGCAGGGTTTGGAAGGAAGCAAGAATCAGGTGAATGTGACTTTGCACGGCAAGCTTGACAATAAGAAACCACCTTTCAAGAGGCACCTTTCAGAATCTTTTGCACTGCCTACATCAG tgtcTGTGGTGGAACAAAAAAATCGAAAATGTTCTCAAGAAGAGATTGAACGGAAAAAACAAGAGGCTCTTGCACGAAGAAAATCCAGAATGCAGGCATTCTTTAAAGATACTTGA